The following proteins are co-located in the Methylomonas sp. 11b genome:
- the mutS gene encoding DNA mismatch repair protein MutS, with protein MNIQTKQDSRQGNETQHTPMMQQYMRIKSGQPDTLLFYRMGDFYELFFDDAKKAAQLLDITLTARGQSGGQPIPMAGIPYHAAENYIARLLKQGESIAICEQIGDPAKSKGPVERKVVRIVTPGTVTDEALLEDRKDNLLVSLAVFDKLFGLACLDLGSGKFTLQQLDNETQLLSEIERLNPAELLYSEDIRLPPAVKERRGLCKRPPWHFDLDSCRLLILKQFNSHDLKGYGCEHLPAAICAAGCLLQYVRDTQQSALPHIQGIRVENCDDSISLDAASRRNLELDSHPSGQMQYTLLGVLDKTATAMGSRCLRRWIHRPLRDHAVVNGRYACVASLLANQLYKDLQGSLRQVGDIERISSRIALKSARPRDLLVLRHTLATLPALQSQLADSDNPHLENLRSQLREQPELLALLQRAIIDNPPVLIRDGGVIAPGYHPELDELRNLSQNADQFLIDMEQRERAATGIATLKVNYNRVHGYYIEISNAQADKVPMHYTRKQTLKGAERYITPELKSFEDKVLSAREKSLSFEKALYDQLLDTLGDALLDLQHCANSLAELDVLVNFAERAETLNLSQPVLDQQPGIDIVAGRHLVVEALSSIPFVANDLNFSTERRMLVITGPNMGGKSTYMRQAALIVLLAHIGCYVPAQSLRCGPIDKIFTRIGASDDLASGRSTFMVEMSETANILHNATSNSLILMDEIGRGTSTFDGLSLAWACADYLARHTQAFTLFATHYFELTTLAEEQSNIHNIHLDAMEHGDKIVFLHAVKDGPASQSYGLQVAALAGVPQNVIANAKNKLAQLENTAYIELQNHSEINQFDLFTSQECHPAVVLLEELDPDHLSPRQALDALYRLKALLKVNKR; from the coding sequence ATGAATATCCAAACAAAACAAGACAGCAGGCAAGGCAACGAAACACAGCACACCCCGATGATGCAACAATATATGCGCATCAAATCCGGCCAGCCTGACACGCTGCTGTTTTACAGAATGGGCGATTTCTACGAGCTGTTTTTCGATGATGCAAAAAAGGCCGCGCAGTTATTGGATATTACGCTAACCGCTCGCGGCCAATCCGGTGGACAACCAATCCCTATGGCCGGCATTCCTTACCATGCGGCGGAAAACTACATCGCCCGCCTGCTGAAACAAGGCGAATCGATTGCGATATGCGAGCAAATCGGCGACCCGGCCAAATCCAAAGGGCCGGTGGAACGCAAAGTCGTGCGCATCGTCACGCCAGGCACTGTCACCGACGAAGCCTTGTTGGAGGATCGCAAGGACAATCTGCTTGTGTCTCTGGCAGTATTCGACAAGTTGTTCGGACTGGCCTGTCTGGATTTAGGCAGCGGTAAATTTACGCTGCAACAATTGGACAACGAAACCCAGCTGCTTAGCGAAATCGAGCGCTTGAATCCGGCGGAACTGCTGTATAGCGAAGATATTAGACTACCGCCCGCCGTCAAGGAACGCCGCGGCTTATGTAAGCGTCCGCCCTGGCATTTTGACCTTGATAGTTGCCGGCTATTGATTTTGAAGCAGTTCAATAGCCACGACTTGAAAGGTTATGGCTGCGAGCATTTGCCGGCGGCGATTTGCGCGGCGGGTTGTTTGCTGCAATACGTACGCGACACTCAGCAAAGCGCCCTGCCCCATATTCAAGGCATTCGGGTCGAGAACTGCGACGACAGCATCAGTCTGGACGCCGCCAGCCGCCGCAATCTGGAGCTGGACAGCCATCCCAGCGGCCAGATGCAATACACCTTGCTGGGCGTCTTGGATAAGACCGCCACCGCGATGGGCAGCCGTTGCCTGCGGCGCTGGATACACCGGCCCTTGCGGGATCATGCTGTTGTCAATGGTCGCTATGCCTGCGTCGCCAGTCTGTTGGCGAATCAATTATATAAAGACCTACAAGGCAGTCTGCGTCAGGTCGGCGATATAGAACGTATCAGCTCGCGCATTGCGTTGAAATCGGCGCGGCCACGCGATCTACTGGTGCTGCGCCATACATTGGCGACCTTGCCGGCTTTACAAAGTCAGCTGGCCGACAGCGATAACCCGCATCTGGAAAACCTACGCTCGCAACTGCGCGAACAACCGGAATTATTGGCCCTGCTGCAACGCGCCATCATCGATAATCCGCCGGTCTTGATCCGCGACGGCGGCGTGATTGCCCCCGGCTACCACCCGGAGCTGGACGAGCTGCGTAATCTCAGCCAGAACGCCGACCAATTCTTGATCGACATGGAACAGCGCGAGCGAGCCGCTACCGGCATAGCTACACTCAAGGTGAATTACAACCGGGTGCACGGCTATTACATCGAGATTTCCAATGCTCAGGCCGACAAGGTGCCAATGCATTACACCCGCAAGCAAACGCTGAAAGGTGCCGAGCGTTACATCACTCCGGAACTGAAGTCGTTTGAGGACAAAGTGCTCAGTGCCAGAGAAAAATCGCTGTCCTTCGAGAAAGCTTTGTACGATCAATTGCTGGATACGCTGGGCGATGCCCTACTCGATCTACAGCATTGTGCCAACTCGTTGGCCGAACTGGATGTATTGGTAAATTTCGCCGAACGCGCCGAAACCTTAAACTTGTCGCAACCGGTATTGGATCAACAACCCGGCATCGACATCGTTGCCGGTCGACATCTAGTGGTGGAAGCACTCTCCAGCATTCCCTTCGTCGCCAACGACCTGAATTTTTCGACAGAGCGCCGGATGCTGGTCATCACCGGCCCGAACATGGGTGGTAAATCGACTTATATGCGCCAGGCCGCGCTGATCGTGCTGCTGGCGCACATTGGCTGCTACGTGCCTGCGCAATCGCTACGTTGCGGACCGATAGACAAGATATTTACCCGCATCGGCGCCTCCGACGATCTGGCCAGCGGCCGCTCGACTTTTATGGTGGAAATGTCGGAAACCGCGAATATTCTGCATAATGCCACCAGCAACAGCTTGATCCTGATGGATGAGATCGGCCGCGGCACCAGCACTTTCGACGGCTTATCGTTGGCCTGGGCCTGCGCCGATTATCTGGCCCGCCATACCCAGGCGTTCACGCTATTCGCGACCCATTATTTCGAATTAACTACGCTGGCCGAAGAACAAAGCAATATCCACAACATCCATTTGGATGCGATGGAGCACGGCGACAAGATCGTGTTTTTACACGCCGTCAAGGACGGCCCGGCCAGTCAAAGCTACGGTTTGCAAGTGGCGGCGCTGGCCGGAGTGCCGCAGAACGTGATTGCCAACGCCAAAAATAAACTGGCGCAATTGGAAAACACCGCCTACATTGAGCTGCAAAATCATAGCGAAATCAACCAATTCGACTTATTTACCAGCCAGGAATGCCATCCGGCTGTCGTGCTGCTGGAAGAACTCGATCCCGATCATTTGAGTCCTCGGCAAGCATTGGACGCCTTATATCGTTTGAAAGCGCTGCTAAAAGTCAACAAGCGTTGA
- a CDS encoding CHASE2 domain-containing protein: MATRHFEKSLIVIALIVLTVGLSYTDALWRFDRWIYDAQLKLLATPASKDIVIIEVDQKSLQKLGRWPWPRDIHARLLETLASAKPKAIALDFIFSEADQQHPELDAHLSRALASNKQVILPVIVERNGNNVVETLPLPEFAKHAVLGHANVDLDKDGISRSILLQLSLGDSQWLAMPLTIYSLNHPEILADLPGLRTETSPESIHGDYRVWLPFFAPGSDFVRVSYLDVLSGKVSGQLFTDKYILVGLTASGIERDLPAPLAVGDRPMSGVDFVAAGLDGLIKQTLWQPLPGHWQFLLSLAIAGIAVKISTCFSLRWLALAVSILSMAILLFCLVLLHTSHYWFAPSVALLVLIISYPLRSWRHFEKLIQSLFAERKRAYITLNAIVDGVITTDNKGSIEYMNAAALDIIGSKRPKTASQNIDEIFSLEIDGKPHRIAELIQQSVINQGPLKISNTRLSISDHYAMNANLTIAPLIGSRGALMGTVLTINDIGERVLMAKMLLKKAEEQTVMRELINRTEQVSLAKSQFLSQMSHELRTPLNAIIGFAQLMQMDDPEHPLAETHLDSVNEILKAGLHLLGLINELLDLAKIESGKISVNIGSINLVELINDCQTLITPLVQNKGLALIVDNPLPENIGLQADPKRAKQILLNFLSNAVKYNRPNGSINLSSRRVDDNRVRISITDTGKGLAEQQQQLLFQSFQRLGADNTDIEGTGIGLAITKQLAELMNGTVGVSSTPGVGSTFWVELLIR; this comes from the coding sequence ATGGCGACACGCCACTTCGAAAAATCATTGATCGTCATTGCGCTGATCGTTCTAACGGTTGGCTTAAGCTATACGGATGCACTGTGGCGCTTTGATCGGTGGATTTATGATGCCCAACTGAAGCTGCTGGCCACGCCGGCTTCAAAAGATATTGTCATTATCGAAGTCGATCAAAAAAGCCTGCAAAAACTAGGGCGCTGGCCCTGGCCCAGAGATATTCACGCTCGCCTGCTGGAGACGCTGGCGTCGGCAAAACCCAAGGCGATTGCGTTGGATTTTATTTTTTCCGAAGCGGATCAGCAACATCCTGAATTGGACGCGCACTTAAGCCGCGCACTAGCGAGTAACAAACAAGTAATACTGCCGGTTATTGTCGAACGCAATGGCAATAACGTAGTGGAAACGCTGCCATTACCTGAATTCGCCAAACACGCTGTGTTGGGGCATGCCAATGTCGATTTGGATAAGGACGGCATCAGTAGAAGCATTTTGTTGCAATTGTCCTTGGGCGACTCGCAGTGGTTGGCGATGCCGCTGACTATTTATTCTTTGAACCATCCGGAAATACTTGCCGATTTACCGGGCTTACGGACCGAAACATCGCCAGAAAGCATACATGGCGATTATCGGGTGTGGTTGCCGTTCTTTGCGCCGGGCAGCGATTTCGTTAGAGTTTCTTATTTGGACGTATTGTCGGGGAAGGTGTCCGGACAATTATTCACCGATAAATACATATTGGTCGGGCTGACCGCCAGCGGCATAGAACGCGACCTGCCGGCACCCTTGGCTGTCGGTGATCGGCCCATGAGCGGGGTGGATTTCGTCGCAGCCGGCTTGGATGGCCTCATAAAGCAAACCCTTTGGCAGCCGTTACCGGGCCATTGGCAATTCCTCTTAAGCCTGGCGATAGCCGGTATCGCCGTCAAGATCAGCACTTGTTTTTCACTGCGCTGGCTGGCACTGGCTGTCTCGATACTATCGATGGCAATTTTACTGTTTTGCTTGGTCTTACTGCATACCAGCCACTATTGGTTTGCACCGTCCGTGGCGTTACTGGTGTTAATAATCAGCTATCCACTACGCAGCTGGCGGCATTTTGAGAAACTGATCCAGTCCTTATTCGCGGAACGCAAACGCGCCTACATCACCTTAAACGCTATCGTCGATGGTGTCATAACCACAGATAATAAAGGCTCAATCGAATACATGAATGCCGCCGCTCTGGATATCATCGGCAGCAAACGCCCCAAGACCGCCAGCCAAAATATCGACGAAATATTTAGCCTGGAAATAGACGGCAAACCGCATCGAATCGCTGAATTGATACAGCAAAGCGTCATCAATCAGGGACCGTTGAAAATCAGCAATACTCGCCTATCCATTTCCGACCACTACGCGATGAACGCCAATCTGACCATCGCCCCTTTGATAGGCAGTCGGGGCGCACTGATGGGCACGGTGTTGACCATCAACGATATTGGCGAACGGGTGCTCATGGCGAAAATGCTGCTGAAAAAAGCCGAAGAACAAACCGTAATGCGAGAATTGATTAACCGGACCGAACAAGTCAGCTTGGCCAAAAGCCAATTTCTGTCGCAAATGAGCCACGAATTGCGCACGCCGCTGAACGCCATTATCGGTTTTGCGCAGCTGATGCAAATGGACGATCCGGAACACCCTTTGGCCGAAACCCACCTGGACTCGGTCAATGAAATACTCAAGGCCGGTCTACACTTACTCGGGCTAATAAACGAGCTTTTGGATCTGGCTAAAATCGAGTCCGGCAAAATCAGCGTGAATATCGGCAGCATCAATTTGGTGGAGCTGATCAACGATTGCCAAACCCTGATCACACCCTTGGTGCAAAATAAAGGCCTGGCGCTAATTGTCGATAATCCCTTACCCGAGAACATTGGGCTACAAGCTGACCCGAAACGCGCCAAACAAATTTTATTGAATTTTCTGTCCAACGCCGTGAAATATAATCGCCCCAACGGTTCCATTAACCTGAGCAGCAGACGGGTAGACGATAATCGGGTAAGAATTTCTATTACCGATACCGGCAAAGGTCTGGCGGAGCAACAACAGCAATTGTTATTCCAATCATTTCAGCGTCTGGGTGCGGATAATACCGACATAGAAGGCACCGGTATAGGATTGGCAATTACCAAACAACTTGCGGAACTGATGAACGGTACTGTCGGCGTTAGCAGCACGCCGGGTGTGGGCAGCACGTTTTGGGTGGAATTACTGATCCGTTAA